Part of the Geitlerinema sp. PCC 9228 genome, GCGATCGCATTGGGTAGCCAATTTTAGCTTCGTTCCCACGCCATCGGTGCCCGAGACCAGGATCGGTTCTTGATAGCCAGAAGGCAGTTGAAAGCAACTCCCAAACCCACCGAACTGCCCCAACACTTCCGGTCGCTTCGTTTTCTCTACCCAGTGGCGAATCCCTTCTACAAAGGAACGGCCTTTCTCGACATCGACGCCAGCTTCTTTGTAATCCATAATGGTTATTCGTTGGTTCCTATATTCCCGTATTGTAACGAAAAGCAGAAAGATTCTATACCATAAATGAGGAACTTTTTTTCATGTTTTTTGATAATTTTTTTCAAACAGCCTAGAAAGATTTGTAGAGAACGGCTAGATTTGTAGGTAAGAATTTCCGGGAAAAGCAGCCAGGAAAAGTCTATAAAAGAATTTTATATTTAAAGATTTCTCGGATGCACTTTTTGGGAAGTTTGTGTTAGTGTAATTTTTGCCTAGTTGGAGAAACAACCTAAGAAAACCTATGGAAGCGTCAACAAACGAGAGCATTCATTTTCCAACCATTCCCAAAGGATAAATCGACGATTTTGATTTCGTGATAGAGCTTATGACGCGAAAACTGTTTAGTAGCCTGACCGCTACAGCAAGCATTTTGGTTCTGGGCGTGGTTCCCTCTAGCCTGGCAGAAGAGATACGAAGGCACGCTGCTAGCGAAGAGCATTCCCAGGACCACCGTAGAAGCGACGTTCCCGCACTTCACAAGAGGCCAAAAACGTCGCCAGAAGTCGTCAAAGTGGGAGAATATCAAGCTTGCACCGCCACAGATACCTCCTGTCGTGCCGATGATGCCTCTGAAGCGATCGCCTCTTTGTACGCCCACGAGTGGCAGGGCAGACAGGCTGCGACCCTATACGTCAAAGATATTCCCGTACTTCTGTTTTTGGGGGCTTCGGCAGAGAACACCAGCGCCGCCGAATCCCAAGTAGGAGCCATGTCCGAGGTAGCTGTCAGTAGGGCCGGCGAACCTACACCGAGTTCTGTCGCCGGGTCGAAGAAACCCGCCAGTGCTGCGAAACCAGCCAACGACCCCAGCGATCCCGTATGGCGAGCTAGTGCGATCGCTGCCCAGCTCAACCAAATGCACCGCCAGAACGTGGATGCCGAATCTATTCGGGGGCGGTGGCATCCAGAATTAGAAAGTTACGTTATCGAGGTCAACGGCGAAATTCTGGTAGAACTGTCCGATAGCGTCACCTTTGTCAGCGATACCGACAACCTGGCCCGCAATACCTTAGAAACCACCAACAAACTGCGCCGCTTGCTTGGGGAAGCTCCACCTTTGGCATCAATTCCCACCAAACCCCAACCCCAACCCCAACCCCAACCGGAAAGAAACAACTTACTGGCCAGCTTGCGCGGATACGCTTCCTGGTACGGTCCTGGCTTTCACGGACGTTTGAGTGCCAGTGGCGAACCGTTCAACCAATACGACCTAACAGCCGCCCATCGCTCGCTGCCCTTTGGTACTCGAGTGCGGGTTACCAACTTGCGCAACGGCAGTTCTGTGGTGGTGCGCATTAACGACCGGGGGCCGTATCACGGCAATCGCATCATCGATCTATCCAAAGCCGCAGCTCAGGTTTTGGGGTTGACCCGTATGGGAGTAGCGCCAGTACGTGTGGAAGTTTTGGGAAGGCCGAGATAGATCCAGCCAGATCGAAGCTGCCATTGCCATCGCGGGTACGGTAAACTGACTGTCGTACCTTAGAACAAACCAGTTGGTTATGGTGCGACTGCTGACCACAGTTGCGGCTGTGCGCTGCTATCTCGACAAATATCGTGCCCCCCTTCGGCAAACTCAAGGCGTCACCCAGCAGGTGGGATTGGTACCCACCATGGGGGCGTTACATGAGGGACATCTTAGTTTAATTCGGCGATCGCGCTTAGAAAACCAAATTGTTGTGGTCAGTATTTTTGTCAATCCCCTGCAATTT contains:
- a CDS encoding septal ring lytic transglycosylase RlpA family protein; protein product: MTRKLFSSLTATASILVLGVVPSSLAEEIRRHAASEEHSQDHRRSDVPALHKRPKTSPEVVKVGEYQACTATDTSCRADDASEAIASLYAHEWQGRQAATLYVKDIPVLLFLGASAENTSAAESQVGAMSEVAVSRAGEPTPSSVAGSKKPASAAKPANDPSDPVWRASAIAAQLNQMHRQNVDAESIRGRWHPELESYVIEVNGEILVELSDSVTFVSDTDNLARNTLETTNKLRRLLGEAPPLASIPTKPQPQPQPQPERNNLLASLRGYASWYGPGFHGRLSASGEPFNQYDLTAAHRSLPFGTRVRVTNLRNGSSVVVRINDRGPYHGNRIIDLSKAAAQVLGLTRMGVAPVRVEVLGRPR